One genomic segment of Tripterygium wilfordii isolate XIE 37 chromosome 9, ASM1340144v1, whole genome shotgun sequence includes these proteins:
- the LOC120004783 gene encoding uncharacterized protein C3orf26 homolog isoform X1, which translates to MGSGREDRASLKNPKVKPKRLSPNRADTKQTKKKNEKLLINKTKKNKDGGSQIKTNDTVNNEVQAASASSPLQFFINQLQSANGVQLSSLELESLNGSYFSLLMDARVMELSQDLGQDVESLGKHMKAAFGPTWKKTLCEQQLLEGKVEPGSPAVIFISTSALRSIELLRGVRSLTKECRAVKLFSKHMKVEEQVSLLKNRVNFASGTPSRIKKLIDIEALGLSRLTVIVLDMHVDVKGYSLFTLPQVRDEFWDLYKNYFHQRLLQGDLRICLFGPTTSDGKFKCKRKTVRGE; encoded by the exons atggGGAGCGGTAGAGAAGACAGAGCCTCTCTCAAAAACCCTAAAGTCAAGCCTAAACGCCTCTCCCCAAACAGAGCCGATACCAAacagacgaagaagaagaatgagaagTTGCTCATTAACAAAACCAAGAAGAACAAAGATGGGGGTTCCCAAATCAAAACCAATGATACCGTCAACAACGAGGTACAGGCGGCATCAGCCTCCAGCCCGCTTCAGTTTTTCATAAATCAATTACAATCTGCCAATGGCGTCCAGCTTTCATCTCTCGAGCTAGAATCACTCAACGGTAGCTATTTCAGTTTACTTATGG ATGCACGCGTCATGGAGTTGTCACAAGACTTGGGTCAAGATGTTGAGTCCCTAGGGAAACACATGAAGGCAGCTTTTGGCCCAACGTGGAAAAAGACCCTATGTGAACAGCAGCTTTTGGAAGGGAAAGTGGAGCCTGGGAGTCCAGCTGTTATTTTTATTAGTACTTCTGCTTTGAGATCCATAGAACTTTTAAG GGGTGTGCGATCATTGACAAAAGAATGCCGAGCTGTGAAGCTGTTCTCAAAGCATATGAAGGTTGAAGAGCAG GTGTCCTTATTAAAGAATCGTGTTAATTTTGCTAGTGGCACGCCAAGCAG GATAAAGAAGCTAATTGATATTGAGGCGTTGGGCCTTTCTCGATTAACAGTAATTGTGCTTGACATGCATGTAGATGTCAAGGGTTATTCCCTGTTTACACTACCGCAAGTCAG AGATGAATTCTGGGACCTATACAAAAACTACTTCCACCAACGACTACTCCAAGGTGATTTGCGTATTTGTCTCTTTGGCCCAACGACATCAGATGGTAAGTTTAAATGTAAAAGAAAGACAGTACGTGGTGAATGA
- the LOC120004783 gene encoding uncharacterized protein C3orf26 homolog isoform X2 → MGSGREDRASLKNPKVKPKRLSPNRADTKQTKKKNEKLLINKTKKNKDGGSQIKTNDTVNNEVQAASASSPLQFFINQLQSANGVQLSSLELESLNDARVMELSQDLGQDVESLGKHMKAAFGPTWKKTLCEQQLLEGKVEPGSPAVIFISTSALRSIELLRGVRSLTKECRAVKLFSKHMKVEEQVSLLKNRVNFASGTPSRIKKLIDIEALGLSRLTVIVLDMHVDVKGYSLFTLPQVRDEFWDLYKNYFHQRLLQGDLRICLFGPTTSDGKFKCKRKTVRGE, encoded by the exons atggGGAGCGGTAGAGAAGACAGAGCCTCTCTCAAAAACCCTAAAGTCAAGCCTAAACGCCTCTCCCCAAACAGAGCCGATACCAAacagacgaagaagaagaatgagaagTTGCTCATTAACAAAACCAAGAAGAACAAAGATGGGGGTTCCCAAATCAAAACCAATGATACCGTCAACAACGAGGTACAGGCGGCATCAGCCTCCAGCCCGCTTCAGTTTTTCATAAATCAATTACAATCTGCCAATGGCGTCCAGCTTTCATCTCTCGAGCTAGAATCACTCAACG ATGCACGCGTCATGGAGTTGTCACAAGACTTGGGTCAAGATGTTGAGTCCCTAGGGAAACACATGAAGGCAGCTTTTGGCCCAACGTGGAAAAAGACCCTATGTGAACAGCAGCTTTTGGAAGGGAAAGTGGAGCCTGGGAGTCCAGCTGTTATTTTTATTAGTACTTCTGCTTTGAGATCCATAGAACTTTTAAG GGGTGTGCGATCATTGACAAAAGAATGCCGAGCTGTGAAGCTGTTCTCAAAGCATATGAAGGTTGAAGAGCAG GTGTCCTTATTAAAGAATCGTGTTAATTTTGCTAGTGGCACGCCAAGCAG GATAAAGAAGCTAATTGATATTGAGGCGTTGGGCCTTTCTCGATTAACAGTAATTGTGCTTGACATGCATGTAGATGTCAAGGGTTATTCCCTGTTTACACTACCGCAAGTCAG AGATGAATTCTGGGACCTATACAAAAACTACTTCCACCAACGACTACTCCAAGGTGATTTGCGTATTTGTCTCTTTGGCCCAACGACATCAGATGGTAAGTTTAAATGTAAAAGAAAGACAGTACGTGGTGAATGA